Part of the Salvelinus fontinalis isolate EN_2023a chromosome 1, ASM2944872v1, whole genome shotgun sequence genome is shown below.
GGAGGCGGAAGTGGAAGAGGCGGAAGTGGAAGAGGCGGAAGTGGAAGAGGCGGAAGTGGAAGAGGCGGAAGAGAAGAGGACTGCATCCAGCGCCTGAGCGACATGAGCATTTCCACAGACGACTCCACCGACTCAGTAGACTTCTCCCAGGGCTTCTTCCCCCCACTCGCTGAACCCAGCCCACCCACCACCAATAACCTGGTGCTGCCCCTCACCCACCCCTACAGCAGCATGGTggaagatgatgatgaagacGAAGCAGACTTTGGAGTGAGCGTGGAGAACGACCAAGACCAGGACCTGACCATCACACCTCCCGGGCTGCGCACCAAACGACGAGCCAGTGCCGGAGCCATGGTCATCCAGCAGGCCCTCAGGGGCCACTTCCGTAAGATGAGTGGGGTGTTCAGCTCTCTCCTAACCCCTGAGAAACGGGCCATACGGAGAGTCCTGGAGCTGTCCAGGGATAAGGGCTCGTACTTTGGCTGCCTAGTGCAGGACTACTTGAGCTTCTTGCAGGAGGGAGGGGGCTGCCAGGCCTGGCAGTGCCACGCCTCAGGGCTGGAGCTGCTGCAGACGCTACGCCAGTTCATCACCCAGATGAAGAGCTACCTGCGGCAGAGTTCTGAGCTGGAGCCCCCCATTGAGTCACTCATCCCAGAGGACCAAATTGGTGAGTGGGGAGGGGTGTGTGCAAATATGTGTGTTTTTCCTGTTATACAACATTTCTGCAACTATTGGACATCAGAATGCTGATTAACCGTTGCTAATTTGCCAGACGTCACAGTAAAAATGTACGTGAACTTCAGTTGTTCCATTGTCATCTTTTAAATGGGTAATTAGTTGACATTGAGACAACCAAATGGCtaaagaaaatattttttttaactatcAGATCTGGAAATATACGAACTGGAATAGACTGTGTATGCCTATAGACCGGGCGAGAGCAGCTCAGTGCGCAAGTGTgtacgcatgtgtgtgtgagctggCCATTGTGGTTAGGATTATGTATTTAATCTCAGGCTGAGATGAGTCCTGTGTCAAATCTacacatcaatatatatatatacaccattaCACGAAAAGCAAACACAATCATAGAAAAAAACATTCTTCACTAAAAAGGTTCTCATTTTGAATTGCCCGATAGGCATCAATTCATCTCATTTTAGAGAGCCTTGGACATTATTCTACAAGTAAGTTGCAAAAAAACCTAAATGCAGATTTACTTAACTCTGTGGAGATAGAAGGGTCTGGTATCTCGTACGTCTGTAAGCAACAATGAAGTAAGGTCTGTCGGAAGTTCATGCAGAAGGGCTCTATAAACAGAGTGCAATGCATCAATCTACAAGACTTCAAAGAGGGCCAGCCTACTTTTTGAAACATAAAGTAGTGATGTGAACCGATTACGGTTCTCTGTGACACTGGCATATCAAACACCTGCCTAGGGGAGGGGCTTAAAGATATTCATGTGTGGGCATTATTGGGGTTGGAAACTGGCCCAAATTGTAAACAGTGAAAACAAAGCCTGTTTCCACTAGAGGATAATTCTGTGAACTAGCTAACATGAACTCAGCTGTTCCCACTGGTCCTTTTGACAGGTGAAGAAGACAAAATACCATGGAATTGTGAAGCAGTAACACACATGGGAGGCATCTTTTGATCCTTACATTACCATTCTCCTGTTTGCTGTGTGTCAGTAACAATCAAAGAGATCTGTCTTTAAGACAAAGACAGCAAAATCATTCTGGTTTCTTAAATATTCTTGATTGACAACCAATCCTAAGAATTTCATAGGCTACTTTCACGATTACTTTTTCTGCAGTGTTTGGTATTGGAATTGTTTCGCAAAGTTTTTGTAGTTGCAGAAAGTGTTTTCAGTTTAGCTGAATGAATTGTCTCTGCAATGTGCTTCAGTCTCTCCCATGTGACcattacttctctctctctttctgtccctctcttcatctctcccactcctccaatCACAGATAAAACCTTTATTGCATGCCCCTAAAtagctctccctctttttctctctctttttgtgtTCAACACTCGCATGTGTCTCTGGGTGTGTGAGGAAAGAGCATGAGagcggaggagggggggggggagaatggGGACCCTTGTCTCTTAAACCCACACGGCAGGTTTTTTCCCTTCTATTGCTTTAATTTCTATGCTCAGTGCCAAGTTGCGCAATATAATGTTCTGAAGCTCTGTTTGTGAGAAGTTTGCGGAAGGGAGACGCTATTGCCCAATTCCAAATGGAATGTTtgcgctgcgtgtgtgtgtgtgtgtctgtgtgtgtgtgtgcgtttgctgCTCTGTGACGCACATTGAGGCTATATGGCACTGTGGTGGCACGATCAGTGTTGGATGTGTGAATGGAGTCACTTCTCTCCAGCTCTGTTTGTCTGCTTGCCTGTACATAACAGTACATAACTCAGGTCCACGTGGAAGCTCTGCAGGGAGGATGTTCTGAGTGAGATTAGGGGCGAGAGAGGATGTTTATTGGAAGTGGAAGGGCCCTCTCAGATAGTACAAACTGCATTGTTGTGTGGTTGGAAACTAACCTAACTATAAATAAGTGTGTGACCTTGGCTGACGCTAACTCATTCCTAAGTGGGCTTGCTCCTCTGTGTCGATCTGTCCCCTCTCTCACACCATACAACTCATCACTTACTGtaggtgtaaccggtgtgaaatggctagctagttagcggtgcacgctagtagcgtttcaattggtgatttcactcgctctgagaccttggagtagttgtttcccttgctttGCACATATTTTGTGGGGCAATAGGTAATTATGCTTTAAAGgatgactgttgtcgatgtgtgcagagggtctctggttcaagcccaggttggggcgaggagagagatggaaacaATACTGTTTACACACATTGACCTCAAACTTCTTTACAGACTAGTGATGGGGGAAAAATCTATATAGtcatatcgggatattattttttGAAGGTATATTGTACAGTTTTGACtatcacaatattattttttACACCAGTTGGCTGttccaaaactccagtatttgtcTTCGTaccttgttctccatcttctttttaaatagggagccgaTTCCTTTTCAgcacttttttttgttgttttttggacAGTTCAAACTTATTTTCTCATggctcttgtccctctgcagcagacatatggtgagcaatatgtttagaACCTTcgaaatcacagtatcgaatcgcaatgcAAATGATTTCgccacctaagtatcgtgataatattgtgatgtccctggcaattcccagccctactaaTGCCCACACACTCCCAACATCTACACAGCTAGCATGTCTATAGCCTATAAGCCATACAGATAGGCCGGTGTAACCACTGCATTAGTAGGCCTACACTACAGGATTACATGCGACCACTCCATGGTTACATGTTATTACATGCCACAGTGCTAATGACCAGAGTTATGAGCAATACCGGTACGTAAGGAAGTATAGTAACTGGAGGCACAGTGTTTAAAAACCAAGTCTAGCGAAAGTGGAAAAACATGCATGCAAAAACAAAGGCCACGgggtattttgtgtgtgtgtgtacatatgtgcTCCCACTGGGAAACTCATGCGCTGAGCCCAACTGCAGGCCTGAGGTCTTGAAATGCTAGCACTGCATTCCAGGGCTTTTAACCACTTTACCAGAACTATAGGGTGCCAGACGTGCTCGACGTCTGCATGGAAAAGACAGGGAAGCGACGGAGAGAGACTGACCTCATAAAAGATGACAGGGTGATATCCAAGTTGACATGTGTGCTTTGAGGTCTGATTGCCAGGGATTGTCAAGTCTGGTTTAATCTGTTGGGTAGTTTACTGCTTACTGGAAAAAAATCTATCTATTTTTAAACAATACTTTTGATAATGATACAGTGATGTTACACCTACAAGGAAATGTGTGCTTATCTTGACTTACGGAACGAGGAAGGACTCGTTGATACGCACATTCTGAGACTTGAGTTGTAACTTTCGAGAAGTTTAGATAACAAATGCTTGGGACGAGAGACTCGCCTGTGACAATCTGGCAGACGGGATAGGAAAGAAAGAAAAGTGGGTGTTGAGTGAGTCAAGAATTAGGGAACGAGTTGAACATTCAGTGTTGGAGGAAGCTGTGGCTCAGTCTGCAGATGTTTTCAGTATAATCTGCTGAGTTTGCCCCATTCAACTGCACAGTCAGTACGATCTTTCTCTGTGGGGCTTATTCAGCTCTGTGGTTTGGATTCCCTGTCTGCGTTTATCCTGTGTATATTATGATATCATGGCTCCTATTAGCCAGTCTCTTTGAGTAAGCTTGTAAAAGCCGAGGTCTACGTAATGTCTTGATGACATGATATGGATTGAATCCCACTCCTACTGCTACCAGGAATCGAGTAAGACTTCTGCAATTCATTAATCATACAGATGGATGGTGCCATTTCAGTATTTGCTGTCAAAATAATAGTCTCTTTCTCCCGCTCTCCTCCATACAGACTATGTCCTAGAAAAAGCCATGCATAAGATAGTCCTGAAGCCCCTGAAAGGTGTGGTAGGGGCGGCCCTCCAGGAGTTCCAGGTCCGCAGCGGGGCGTGGCAGGAGCTCAAGGAGAACCTCTCATTGGCCAAGGCCCGGCAGGCCCATGAGATGGGTGTGGCCAACGCCTTCCCTCCAGATCCAGTTAACATAGAGAAAATCCGTCACAAGTTCCACACCATGTGTAAACTCTATTCACCTGAGAAGAAGGTGACCATGCTGCTGCGCATATGTAAACTCATCTATACCATCATGGAGCACAAGTCAGGTACGTAGTAACACACGTATGCATAAACAAGACCAATCACATATGTGTATACAAGCATACAGTGTACACGgagggtacaaaacattaggaacacctgctctttccatgaccgtctgaccaggtgaaagccatgatcccttattgatgtcacttgttaaatccacttcaagtcagtgtagatgaaggggaggagacaggttaaagatggattttcaagccttgagacatggattgtgtatgtgtgccattcagatggtgaagtgcctttgaacctggtatggtagtaggtgccaggcacacgggtttgagtgtgtcaagaactgtaacgctgctgggtttttacagctcaacagtttcccatatgTGTCAAGAAtagtccatcacccaaaggacatccagccaactttacacaactgtgggaagtataggagtcaacataggccagcatccctgcggaacgcttccgacaccttgtagagtccatgccctgaagaaattaagctgttctgagggcaaaagggggggtgcaactcaatattaggaaggtgttcctaatgtttgtaaactcagtgtaaaTGCATGCGCATACACACACCGactctcaaatcaaattttattggtcgcatacacaggtttagcagatgttattgcgggtgtagcaaaatgcttgtattcctagctccaacagtgcagtagtgtaaaataatggatttaagaaatattaggacgagcaatgtcggagtctgGAGTAtaaatgtgtatatgtgtgtgatatatagacattatggacagtatttgGATAGAATATTtagtatatctgtagaatacaatagtgtgtgtatatatacacatcaatagttgaataggatggcattgactagaatacagtatgatggtatgaaatgagtaaaacagtatgtaaactattaaagtgaccaatgattccatgtctatgtacataaaGCAGCAGCcgctaaggtgcagggttgagttaTCGGGTGGTAGGCGGCTAGTGaaagtgactaagttcagggcatggtgctgggtggaggccggctagtgatggctatttaagtctgatggccttgagatggaagctgtttttctgtctctcagtcccagctttgattcaCCTGTAAGACCTCGCCTTCTTGATGACAGCTAATACCaatgctgggtgtgtgtgtgtgtctcaggttgTCTGTATGGGGCAGATGACTTCCTGCCCATGCTGACCTATGTGTTGGCCCAGTGTGACATGCCTCAACTAGACAACGAGATCCTCTACATGATGGAGGTTCTGGATCCTTCTCTGCTGCATGGAGAAGGTACAGCACACATTTGCTTTACATCTATTTCCTTCCTAAACTTTGCCTTTCGTTTTATTGTAAATTGTAATGTTCAAATAAACTAAATATCAATTGTCATTGACCGCTGTTGTAGCAGTGTCAGgctgcagagatgtttgaccctcctctctcctgtgttgttCCAGGTGGATACTACCTGACCAGTGCGTACGGAGCCATGTCCCTCATTAGGAACTTCCAAGAGGAGCAAGCAGCTCGTGTACTCAGCTCTGAAACACGCAACACACTCCGCCAGTGGCACTGTCGCCGCACCACCCAGCGCAGTGCGCCCTCCGTCAATGACTTccaggtaatacacacacacacacacacacacacacactggatgctTAACTCTAAGTCCCTGAATAAATGCATCTGCTAAACAACCGTATCTTTACATTTTTTCTCAGAACTACCTGCGGGTAGCGCTCCAGGAGCTGGACAGCGGTTGCACTGCCAAAACTCTGCAGGTGCAGCCCTATGCCACCACTGAGGAAATCTGCCAGATCTGCGCCTACAAGTTTAAAGTTCCCGACCCTGAGAATTACGCCCTAATCCTGCTCACTGAGGGCTCATGCCAGCAGCTAGCCCCCGACACACACCCCCAGAAGATCAAAGCTGAGCTCCACAGTCGACCCCAGGCCGCACCTTTTCACTTCGTCTTCTGTCGGGTGGCTAACCTCAATGACCTGGCCGCGACCTCGTTTGAACCCCAGTCCAACCTCAATGACATCACACTTACCAAAGAATCTGAGCCCAACCTTAATGGTGTGGCCTTGACCCCTTCTAACCCCCAGGCCAACCTCAACCTGGGTCTCAGTCCCAGTCTCAGCCTCAGTCTACCCCCCAACCAGCACAATGGTAACTCCATATCCATCTGAGACTACAGGGCTGGAGAGTTGAAACCTCCATCTGGACT
Proteins encoded:
- the LOC129851010 gene encoding ras and Rab interactor 2-like isoform X3, with product MMLDFCLFYLLFFYTFKLIDSFVWEIGTLKKEMVQKAEQAEGHPEPVILQGLDGQVGGLFLQAPPCVGVRAGLAGVRDSGYDTLRRRMSVLDWLVQTHAVWLQLGLSRPEATRKLQPQPTGTFLVRKSTTLQRKVISLRMHQDTETPVKDFPVKECQYTFSLEGSGLSFADLFHLVAFCCISRDVLPFTLKLPEAISAARTPTGLEEVAKLGAGFWDSERCRRRSSLSSLSRTTTHNQSPSLRPRSVYTPLVTRTPSQLECSQSNGALCFINPLFLKVHHPEGGNHTFSSYTSHHNNNPQHLNNSSTATTVQVQQQHCTSNPDRLKDSPQPHSDSPQSDSPGNSTQHHNSCVSVTRANRVSLPPPPRPPPPCCAPRRPASPQRQRSMPEKISWINPPKEKDRVGEREKGSSLLSRLGSSLSISPSSSFLSSSFLSSSPPKKRTISAPISIPLSLSSPSDVDCRLALDDQTIENAISLSLAKQALRNATNPDDNTEGNSPSTQDQALSCREEGGGSGRGGSGRGGSGRGGSGRGGREEDCIQRLSDMSISTDDSTDSVDFSQGFFPPLAEPSPPTTNNLVLPLTHPYSSMVEDDDEDEADFGVSVENDQDQDLTITPPGLRTKRRASAGAMVIQQALRGHFRKMSGVFSSLLTPEKRAIRRVLELSRDKGSYFGCLVQDYLSFLQEGGGCQAWQCHASGLELLQTLRQFITQMKSYLRQSSELEPPIESLIPEDQIDYVLEKAMHKIVLKPLKGVVGAALQEFQVRSGAWQELKENLSLAKARQAHEMGVANAFPPDPVNIEKIRHKFHTMCKLYSPEKKVTMLLRICKLIYTIMEHKSGCLYGADDFLPMLTYVLAQCDMPQLDNEILYMMEVLDPSLLHGEGGYYLTSAYGAMSLIRNFQEEQAARVLSSETRNTLRQWHCRRTTQRSAPSVNDFQNYLRVALQELDSGCTAKTLQVQPYATTEEICQICAYKFKVPDPENYALILLTEGSCQQLAPDTHPQKIKAELHSRPQAAPFHFVFCRVANLNDLAATSFEPQSNLNDITLTKESEPNLNGVALTPSNPQANLNLGLSPSLSLSLPPNQHNGNSISI
- the LOC129851010 gene encoding ras and Rab interactor 2-like isoform X1 — encoded protein: MTFCFLPHRDRHNEGQEDSMSISALIEPSEQKKGSFFKLIDSFVWEIGTLKKEMVQKAEQAEGHPEPVILQGLDGQVGGLFLQAPPCVGVRAGLAGVRDSGYDTLRRRMSVLDWLVQTHAVWLQLGLSRPEATRKLQPQPTGTFLVRKSTTLQRKVISLRMHQDTETPVKDFPVKECQYTFSLEGSGLSFADLFHLVAFCCISRDVLPFTLKLPEAISAARTPTGLEEVAKLGAGFWDSERCRRRSSLSSLSRTTTHNQSPSLRPRSVYTPLVTRTPSQLECSQSNGALCFINPLFLKVHHPEGGNHTFSSYTSHHNNNPQHLNNSSTATTVQVQQQHCTSNPDRLKDSPQPHSDSPQSDSPGNSTQHHNSCVSVTRANRVSLPPPPRPPPPCCAPRRPASPQRQRSMPEKISWINPPKEKDRVGEREKGSSLLSRLGSSLSISPSSSFLSSSFLSSSPPKKRTISAPISIPLSLSSPSDVDCRLALDDQTIENAISLSLAKQALRNATNPDDNTEGNSPSTQDQALSCREEGGGSGRGGSGRGGSGRGGSGRGGREEDCIQRLSDMSISTDDSTDSVDFSQGFFPPLAEPSPPTTNNLVLPLTHPYSSMVEDDDEDEADFGVSVENDQDQDLTITPPGLRTKRRASAGAMVIQQALRGHFRKMSGVFSSLLTPEKRAIRRVLELSRDKGSYFGCLVQDYLSFLQEGGGCQAWQCHASGLELLQTLRQFITQMKSYLRQSSELEPPIESLIPEDQIDYVLEKAMHKIVLKPLKGVVGAALQEFQVRSGAWQELKENLSLAKARQAHEMGVANAFPPDPVNIEKIRHKFHTMCKLYSPEKKVTMLLRICKLIYTIMEHKSGCLYGADDFLPMLTYVLAQCDMPQLDNEILYMMEVLDPSLLHGEGGYYLTSAYGAMSLIRNFQEEQAARVLSSETRNTLRQWHCRRTTQRSAPSVNDFQNYLRVALQELDSGCTAKTLQVQPYATTEEICQICAYKFKVPDPENYALILLTEGSCQQLAPDTHPQKIKAELHSRPQAAPFHFVFCRVANLNDLAATSFEPQSNLNDITLTKESEPNLNGVALTPSNPQANLNLGLSPSLSLSLPPNQHNGNSISI
- the LOC129851010 gene encoding ras and Rab interactor 2-like isoform X4 codes for the protein MHQDTETPVKDFPVKECQYTFSLEGSGLSFADLFHLVAFCCISRDVLPFTLKLPEAISAARTPTGLEEVAKLGAGFWDSERCRRRSSLSSLSRTTTHNQSPSLRPRSVYTPLVTRTPSQLECSQSNGALCFINPLFLKVHHPEGGNHTFSSYTSHHNNNPQHLNNSSTATTVQVQQQHCTSNPDRLKDSPQPHSDSPQSDSPGNSTQHHNSCVSVTRANRVSLPPPPRPPPPCCAPRRPASPQRQRSMPEKISWINPPKEKDRVGEREKGSSLLSRLGSSLSISPSSSFLSSSFLSSSPPKKRTISAPISIPLSLSSPSDVDCRLALDDQTIENAISLSLAKQALRNATNPDDNTEGNSPSTQDQALSCREEGGGSGRGGSGRGGSGRGGSGRGGREEDCIQRLSDMSISTDDSTDSVDFSQGFFPPLAEPSPPTTNNLVLPLTHPYSSMVEDDDEDEADFGVSVENDQDQDLTITPPGLRTKRRASAGAMVIQQALRGHFRKMSGVFSSLLTPEKRAIRRVLELSRDKGSYFGCLVQDYLSFLQEGGGCQAWQCHASGLELLQTLRQFITQMKSYLRQSSELEPPIESLIPEDQIDYVLEKAMHKIVLKPLKGVVGAALQEFQVRSGAWQELKENLSLAKARQAHEMGVANAFPPDPVNIEKIRHKFHTMCKLYSPEKKVTMLLRICKLIYTIMEHKSGCLYGADDFLPMLTYVLAQCDMPQLDNEILYMMEVLDPSLLHGEGGYYLTSAYGAMSLIRNFQEEQAARVLSSETRNTLRQWHCRRTTQRSAPSVNDFQNYLRVALQELDSGCTAKTLQVQPYATTEEICQICAYKFKVPDPENYALILLTEGSCQQLAPDTHPQKIKAELHSRPQAAPFHFVFCRVANLNDLAATSFEPQSNLNDITLTKESEPNLNGVALTPSNPQANLNLGLSPSLSLSLPPNQHNGNSISI
- the LOC129851010 gene encoding ras and Rab interactor 2-like isoform X2 — protein: MSISALIEPSEQKKGSFFKLIDSFVWEIGTLKKEMVQKAEQAEGHPEPVILQGLDGQVGGLFLQAPPCVGVRAGLAGVRDSGYDTLRRRMSVLDWLVQTHAVWLQLGLSRPEATRKLQPQPTGTFLVRKSTTLQRKVISLRMHQDTETPVKDFPVKECQYTFSLEGSGLSFADLFHLVAFCCISRDVLPFTLKLPEAISAARTPTGLEEVAKLGAGFWDSERCRRRSSLSSLSRTTTHNQSPSLRPRSVYTPLVTRTPSQLECSQSNGALCFINPLFLKVHHPEGGNHTFSSYTSHHNNNPQHLNNSSTATTVQVQQQHCTSNPDRLKDSPQPHSDSPQSDSPGNSTQHHNSCVSVTRANRVSLPPPPRPPPPCCAPRRPASPQRQRSMPEKISWINPPKEKDRVGEREKGSSLLSRLGSSLSISPSSSFLSSSFLSSSPPKKRTISAPISIPLSLSSPSDVDCRLALDDQTIENAISLSLAKQALRNATNPDDNTEGNSPSTQDQALSCREEGGGSGRGGSGRGGSGRGGSGRGGREEDCIQRLSDMSISTDDSTDSVDFSQGFFPPLAEPSPPTTNNLVLPLTHPYSSMVEDDDEDEADFGVSVENDQDQDLTITPPGLRTKRRASAGAMVIQQALRGHFRKMSGVFSSLLTPEKRAIRRVLELSRDKGSYFGCLVQDYLSFLQEGGGCQAWQCHASGLELLQTLRQFITQMKSYLRQSSELEPPIESLIPEDQIDYVLEKAMHKIVLKPLKGVVGAALQEFQVRSGAWQELKENLSLAKARQAHEMGVANAFPPDPVNIEKIRHKFHTMCKLYSPEKKVTMLLRICKLIYTIMEHKSGCLYGADDFLPMLTYVLAQCDMPQLDNEILYMMEVLDPSLLHGEGGYYLTSAYGAMSLIRNFQEEQAARVLSSETRNTLRQWHCRRTTQRSAPSVNDFQNYLRVALQELDSGCTAKTLQVQPYATTEEICQICAYKFKVPDPENYALILLTEGSCQQLAPDTHPQKIKAELHSRPQAAPFHFVFCRVANLNDLAATSFEPQSNLNDITLTKESEPNLNGVALTPSNPQANLNLGLSPSLSLSLPPNQHNGNSISI